A stretch of Alligator mississippiensis isolate rAllMis1 chromosome 14, rAllMis1, whole genome shotgun sequence DNA encodes these proteins:
- the BLTP2 gene encoding bridge-like lipid transfer protein family member 2 isoform X1 — translation MLPPPPLPAALLGLALALGALLLLARWLLCRLAVRWCRRRLRAELRVGGFLRLRNISLEFPQEQRVVEIDSVWISSKLLSHDLPRYLALCFGEVRIRLDLQKAPGRLPPFPAAPGDGGGEEGERELPVKPSLLRVLSQLVSVHVDSVNIMVLHMATSESLWHIQVTRTRLLLDSDGRSLDCEVTLTQVNSKVLRSSQLDDTCLAELALALSLSVQVSLSKRQLTGISLGVWTLQAELHEGLFSSELLRRVAHSERRSRARDPPADPAPGPEAAPTALSSLGVGALQLIPNKVKVQLESTSVVLSMNSQKRHLTWTLKLLQFLYQRDEEQHPLRSFTPVSDLDQMSVELLLEDGLLLSQSRQRIVCLSSLKSSVQVTAIDVSAAVLLNTCIVHYRHQEFSHWLGVLAQESRGRHPLPAHQGPKGRSCPQILAPIVLSASLSNVSVSVQLGDTPPFALGFNSITADYQHLRPQTMHQRALLTVDHLCWRVGPDSHIQRALHPPSAHVWGEALILDCFSLQGSYNQPLGTSSTQADTLFLDCSLRGLQVESSDTCTECLARVLALLRPGPAALEPPTEPPPSPGVPWGLLWKVDLKVEDINLFTLASLVGALEVRLDTLTVQGSAESCTVGVQGVALALVKSITEKMQPCCKAPAVPRPAVSISALSLTYHSSTRSLEVQCGEGLTAWWSPPDHMYLYQHVLAAQHCCNVLQSTLGPRHIAPGPPKSLGAEGAPLRQLHSLTMELSSAKLTAFVSATNYISLAAEQASASWHDSGALQAYCPEVVAGFDGHSIFSFKEVEVQLLPELEELTLQRCACPALCTLRNRAWVLSCAMVAVELPYQYDVSRTLDAAIGVQKWLKGLHGRGGSPMQPALPPDLLLKVQRFSWVFLDAVLEVKLRDNYELMKDESKESAKRLQLLDAKVAALRKQHGELLPARKIEELYASLERKNIEIYIQRSRRLYANTPMRRALLTWTLAGLQLAALADESFHGAPRVLEQMRDLDGVSPLPPEGLELVTHWCRMVKGSVKTFFMRIRDYPRYLFEIRDWRLQGRLAGAEQRGQACSRLRQVLELGAPWGQVTVERNMPPLKFYHDFRSEIALYTIVWGPCWDPAWTLVGQCVDLLTKPSEDPSAPLPWWDKSRLLFHGDWHMDIEQANLHQLATEDPYNTTENMHWEWSGLSFHWKPGQFVFKGDLDVNVRTASKYDDCCFLHLPDLCMTLDLQWLCHGNPHDHHGVVLRCPQFLPEVLVGQLHDSYRAFRSTNLNLSIHMDLTRPSRELSQPQILLYSSTLRWMQNFWATWTSVTRPICRGTLFNNLKPSKKKLGQHYKELSFRALFPQLQVHYWASFAQQRGIQVECRKGHIFTRGTQRLIPQAGTVMRRLISEWSVTQMVSDLNAVTVYLMASTCDESADHRLNSLVKKTHLLSLSCLTYQRHSARAAEEELPVRDGDDVFHTHQLQLVDLRASWTTTNRDIAFGLYDGYKKAAVLKRNLSTEALKGLKIDTQLPAKKLKRGPPAPQPPPQPRASASSNGGRAERGSSGGAYMLQKLIEETDKFVVFTEEESGATEQLCGIAACQTDDIFNRNSLIELVNCQMVLRGAETEGCVIVSAAKAQLLQCQHHPAWYGDTLKQKTSWTCLLDGMQYFATTESSPVEQEDGQLWLEVKNIEEHRQRSLDSVQELMESGQAVGGMVSTTTDWNQPSEAQQTQQVQRIISRCSCRMYYISYSHDIDPELATQIKPPETPAHLEKEDLLKKQEGAVDTFTLIHHDLEISTNPAQYAMILDIVNNLLLHVEPKRKEHSEKKQRVRFQLEISSNPEEQRSSILHLQEAVRQHVAQIRQLEKQMYSIMKSLQDDSKNESLLDLNQKLQQQLSQEKATLQLESEELNILIRCFKDFQLQRANKMELRKQLEDVSVARRTEFYFAQARWRLTEEDGQLGIAELELQRFLYSKVNKSDDTAEHLLELGWVTMNNLLPNAVYKVVLRPQSSCQSGRQLALRIFSKVRPPVGGISIKEHFEVNVVPLTIQLTHQFFHRMMGFFFPGRNVEEEEVGDEEDKSKLVTTGMPVVKPRQLMVAEDSLGPGKGVAQGLNRTSGVRRSFRKAPEHPVDDIDKMKERAAMNNSFIYIKIPQVPLCVSYKGEKNSVDWGELNLVLPCLEYHNNTWTWLDFAMAVKRDSRKALVAQVIKEKLRLKPAAGAEARGKAESKSDGPVPQQEEDEKARLLIGLSVGEKNPGKKSIFSRRK, via the exons atgctgccgccgccgccgctccccgCCGCGCTGCTCgggctggcgctggcgctgggcgcgctgctgctgctggcgcg gtggctgctgtgCCGCCTGGCCGTGCGCTGGTGCCGGCGGCGGCTCCGCGCCGAGCTGCGGGTCGGCGGCTTCCTGCGGCTCCGCAACATCAGCCTCGAGTTCCCGCAGGAGCAGCGGGTCGTG GAGATCGACAGCGTCTGGATCTCCAGCAAGCTGCTGAGCCACGACCTGCC GCGCTACCTGGCGTTGTGCTTCGGGGAGGTGCGGATCCGCCTGGACTTGCAGAAGGCCCCCGGGCGCCTGCCCCCGTTCCCCGCGGCTCCCGGGGATGGCGGCGGTGAGGAGGGCGAGCGGGAGCTGCCCGTGAAGCCCTCCCTGCTGCGAGTCCTGAGCCAG CTCGTCTCCGTGCACGTGGACTCCGTCAACATCATGGTGCTGCACATGGCCACCTCCGAGTCGCTCTGGCACATCCAGGTCACCAGGACCCGGCTCCTGCTGGACAGCGACGGCAGGAG cctggactGCGAGGTGACCTTGACGCAGGTGAACAGCAAGGTGCTGAGGAGCAGCCAGCTG gATGACACGTGCCTGGCGGAGCTGGCGCTGGCGCTCTCCCTCTCTGTGCAGGTCAGCTTGAGCAAGCGGCAGCTGACGGGCATCAGCTTGGGCGTGTGGACTCTGCAGGCCGAGCTGCACGAGGGGCTGTTCAGCAGCGAGCTGCTGCGCCGGGTGGCCCACAGCGAGAGACGGAGCCGCGCCAGGGACCCACCTGCTGACCCTGCCCCAG GCCCTGAGGCAGCTCCCACAGCGCTGTCTTCTCTGGGTGTGGGTGCCCTGCAGCTCATCCCCAACAAGGTGAAGGTGCAGCTGGAGAGCACTAGCGTGGTGCTGTCAATGAACAGCCAGAAGAG GCACCTCACGTGGACCCTGAAGCTGCTGCAGTTCCTGTACCAGCGCGACGAGGAGCAGCACCCGCTGCGCAGCTTCACGCCGGTCTCTGACCTGGACCAGATgagtgtggagctgctgctggaag AtggcctgctgctgtcccagagcCGCCAGCGCATCGTGTgcctgagctcgctgaagtcCAGTGTCCAG gtcacGGCCATTGACGTGTCGGCCGCTGTGCTGCTCAACACCTGCATCGTCCACTACCGACACCAGGAGTTCTCGCACTGGCTTGGCGTGCTGGCGCAGGAGAGCCGGGGTCGCCACCCGCTGCCCGCCCACCAGGGCCCCAAGGGCAG gagctgcccccagatcctggctcccattgtcctctctgcctccctgtcCAACGTCAGCGTCTCGGTGCAGCTGGGGGACACGCCGCCTTTTGCCCTGGGCTTCAACTCCATCACAGCAG ACTACCAGCACCTGCGCCCCCAGACCATGCACCAGCGGGCACTGCTGACGGTCGACCACCTCTGCTGGCGTGTGGGCCCCGACTCGCACATCCAGAGGGCCCTGCACCCGCCCAGCGCCCACGTCTGGGGCGAGGCCCTAATCCTCGACTGTTTCAGCCTACAG GGCAGCTACAACCAGCCCCTGGGCACATCCAGCACCCAGGCGGACACGCTCTTCCTGGACTGCAGCCTCCGGGGCCTGCAGGTGGAGTCGTCGGACACCTGCACCGAGTGCCTTGCCAGGGTCCTGGCACTGCTGCGGCCAGGCCCTGCCGCCCTGGAGCCCCCCACAGAGCCACcgccttccccaggggtgccctggggtCTGCTCTGGAAAGTGGATCTGAAGGTGGAGGACATCAACCTGTTCACGCTGGCCAGCCTAGTGG GTGCTTTGGAGGTGAGGCTGGACACACTGACTGTGCAGGGTAGTGCTGAGAGCTGCACGGTTGGCGTCCAGGGTGTGGCGCTGGCCCTGGTCAAGAGCATCACAGAGAAGATGCAGCCATGCTGCAAGGCGCCGGCTGTGCCTAGGCCCGCTGTGAGCATCTCTGCGCTATCTCTCACCTACCACAGCAGCACTCGCTCCCTGGAG GTGCAGTGTGGTGAGGGCCTGACAGCGTGGTGGAGCCCGCCTGACCACATGTACCTGTACCAACACGTTCTGGCTGCTCAGCACTGCTGCAACGTGCTGCAGAGCACCCTAGGCCCCCGGCACATTGCCCCAGGCCCCCCAAAGAGCCTTGGTGCAGAGGGGGCCCCGCTGAGGCAGCTGCACTCCCTGACAATGGAGCTGAGCTCAGCCAAGCTCACGGCCTTCGTCTCTGCCACCAACTACATCAGTCTGGCGGCGGAACAGGCCTCGGCCAGCTGGCACGACAGTGGCGCCCTGCAGGCGTACTGCCCCGAGGTGGTAGCTGGCTTTGATGGCCACAGCATCTTCAGCTTCAAGGAGGTGGaggtccagctgctgcctgagctggaggagctgacGCTGCAGCGCTGCGcttgcccagccctgtgcaccctaCGCAACCGTGCCTGGGTCCTGTCCTGTGCCATGGTGGCCGTGGAGCTCCCCTACCAGTACGATGTCTCCCGCACTCTGGACGCAGCCATCGGCGTGCAGAAGTGGCTGAAGGGGCTGCATGGGCGTGGGGGTAGCCCcatgcagccagccctgccccccgaCTTGCTGCTGAAGGTGCAGCGCTTCTCCTGGGTCTTCCTGGATGCCGTGCTGGAGGTGAAGCTGCGGGACAACTACGAGCTGATGAAGGACGAGAGTAAGGAGAGCGCCAAGCGGTTGCAGCTGCTGGACGCCAAGGTGGCGGCGCTGCGCAAGCAGCACGgcgagctgctgcctgcccgcaAGATCGAGGAGCTCTACGCCTCGCTGGAGCGCAAGAACATCGAGATCTACATTCAGCGCTCGCGACGCCTCTATGCTAACACGCCCATGCGCCGGGCCCTGCTCACCTGGACCCTCGCCGGCCTCCAGCTGGCTGCCCTGGCCGACGAGTCCTTCCATGGCGCCCCTCGCGTCCTGGAGCAGATGCGGGACCTGGATGGTGTCAGCCCTCTCCCTCCTGAGGGCCTGGAGCTCGTTACTCACTGGTGCCGCATGGTGAAGGGCAGTGTCAAGACCTTCTTCA TGCGCATCCGCGACTACCCCCGCTACCTGTTCGAGATCCGGGACTGGCGGCTGCAGggccggctggctggggcagagcagcgtGGTCAGGCCTGCTCCCGCCTCcgccaggtgctggagctgggggcacccTGGGGCCAGGTCACCGTCGAGAGGAACATGCCACCCCTCAAGTTCTACCACGACTTCCGCT ccgaGATCGCCCTGTATACCATTGTGTGGGGACCCTGCTGGGACCCGGCCTGGACCCTGGTCGGGCAGTGCGTGGATCTGCTCACCAAGCCCTCGGAGGATCCCAGCGCCCCCTTGCCCTGGTGGGATAAAAGCCGCCTGCTGTTCCACGGGGACTGGCACATGGACATTGAGCAGGCCAACCTGCACCAGCTGGCCACCGAG GACCCCTACAACACCACGGAGAACATGCACTGGGAGTGGAGTGGTCTCTCCTtccactggaagcctgggcagtTCGTCTTCAAGGGTGACCTGGACGTCAACGTGCGCACGGCTTCCAA GTACGACGACTGCTGCTTCCTGCACCTGCCCGACCTGTGCATGACCCTAGACCTGCAGTGGCTCTGCCACGGCAACCCCCACGACCACCACGGCGTGGTGCTGCGCTGCCCACAGTTCCTGCCCGAGGTGCTGGTAGGGCAGCTGCATGACTCGTACCGTGCCTTCCGCTCCACCAACCTCAACCTGTCCATCCACATGGACCTCACCCGGCccagcaggg agctctcccagccccagatccTGCTCTACAGcagcaccctgcgctggatgCAGAACTTCTGGGCCACCTGGACCAGTGTGACGCGCCCCATCTGCCGCGGGACGCTCTTCAACAACCTTAAGCCCAGCAAGaagaagctggggcagcactACAAGGAGCTCTCCTTCCGTGCCCTCTTCCCCCAGCTCCAG GTGCATTACTGGGCCTCGTTTGCGCAGCAGCGAGGGATCCAGGTGGAGTGCCGCAAGGGGCACATCTTCACTCGTGGTACTCAGCGGCTCATCCCCCAAG CCGGCACCGTGATGCGGCGCCTGATCTCGGAGTGGAGCGTCACGCAGATGGTGAGCGACCTGAACGCTGTCACCGTGTACCTCATGGCCTCGACCTGCGACGAGAGTGCTGACCACCGCCTCAACTCCCTGGTGAAGAAGACCCACCTGCTGAGCCTGTCATGCCTCACCTACCAGCGGCACAGTGCCCGCGCTGCCGAGGAG GAGCTGCCCGTCCGGGATGGGGACGATGTCTTCCATacacaccagctgcagctggtggaCCTGCGGGCGTCCTGGACCACCACGAACCGCGACATTGCCTTCGGCCTCTACGATGGCTACAAGAAAGCAGCCGTGCTCAAGCGGAACCTCTCCACTGAGGCGCTGAAGGGGTTAAAGATCGACACCCAGCTCCCTGCTAAAAAGCTGAAGcggggcccccctgccccccagccgccCCCCCAGCCACGGGCGAGTGCCTCCAGCAACGGGGGCCGCGCTGAGAGGGGCTCCTCGGGGG GAGCCTACATGCTGCAAAAACTCATCGAGGAGACGGACAAGTTCGTGGTCTTCACAGAGGAGGAGTCAGGGGCCACGGAGCAGCTGTGCGGCATCGCCGCCTGCCAGACAGACGACATCTTCAACCGCAACAGCCTCATTGAGCTGGTTAACTGCCAG atgGTGCTGCGTGGGGCGGAGACAGAGGGCTGTGTGATCGTGTCGGCGGCCAaggcccagctgctgcagtgccaaCACCACCCCGCCTGGTACGGGGACACGCTCAAGCAGAAGACCTCGTGGACCTGCCTGCTGGATGGCATGCAGTACTTTGCCACCACCGAGagcagcccagtggagcaggaggatgggcagctgtggctggag GTGAAGAACATCGAGGAGCATCGGCAGCGCAGCCTGGACTCGGTGCAGGAGCTCATGGAGAGCGGGCAAGCCGTGGGCGGCATGGTCAGCACCACCACAG ACTGGAACCAGCCCTCGGAAGCCCAGCAGACCCAGCAGGTGCAGAGGATCATCTCCCGGTGCAGCTGCCGCATGTACTACATCAGTTACAGCCACGACATCGACCCAGAGCTGGCCACCCAGATCAAGCCGCCCGAGACCCCGGCCCACCTGGAGAAGGAGGACCTGCTGAAGAAGCAGGAGG GTGCTGTGGACACATTCACACTGATCCACCATGACCTGGAGATCTCCACCAACCCAGCGCAGTACGCCATGATCCTCGACATTGTCAACaacctgctgctgcatgtggagCCCAAGCGCAAG GAGCACAGCGAGAAGAAGCAGCGGGTGCGGTTCCAGTTGGAGATCTCCAGCAACCCCGAGGAACAGCgcagcagcatcctgcacttgCAGGAGGCCGTGAGGCAGCATGTGGCCCAGATCCGCCAGCTGGAGAAGCAGATGTATTCCATCATGAAG TCTCTGCAGGATGACAGCAAGAATGAGAGCCTGCTTGACCTGaaccagaagctgcagcagcagctgagccaagAGAAGGCCACCCTGCAGCTGGAGAGCGAGGAGCTCAACATCCTTATCAG GTGCTTCAAGGATTTCCAGCTGCAGCGGGCCAACAAGATGGAGCTGCGCAAGCAACTCGAGGACGTGAGCGTGGCACGGCGCACTGAGTTTTACTTCGCCCAGGCTCGCTGGCGCCTCACCGAGGAGGACGGGCAGCTGGGCATCGCTGAGTTGGAGCTGCAGCGCTTCCTCTACAGCAAG GTGAACAAATCAGATGACACTGCGGAGCATctcctggagctgggctgggtcaccATGAATAATCTCCTGCCCAACGCCGTGTACAAG GTGGTGCTGCGGCCTCAGAGTTCCTGCCAGTCCGGCCGGCAGCTGGCGCTGCGCATCTTCAGCAAGGTGCGGCCCCCGGTCGGGGGCATCTCCATCAAGGAGCATTTTGAG GTGAACGTGGTGCCTCTGACCATCCAGCTCACCCACCAGTTCTTCCACAGGATGATGGGCTTCTTCTTCCCTGGGCGcaatgtggaggaggaggaggtgggcgACGAGGAGGACAAGTCCAAGCTGGTGACGACAG GGATGCCTGTGGTGAAGCCGCGGCAGCTGATGGTGGCTGAGGACTCGCTgggcccagggaagggggtcgcTCAGGGACTGAACCGGACATCGGGGGTCAGGAGGTCGTTCCGCAAAGCACCCGAG CATCCCGTGGACGACATTGACAAGATGAAGGAGCGCGCCGCCATGAACAACTCCTTCATCTACATCAAGATCCCGCAGGTGCCGCTCTGCGTCAGCTATAAG GGCGAGAAGAACAGCGTGGACTGGGGGGAACTGAACCTGGTGCTGCCGTGCCTGGAGTACCACAACAACACCTGGACCTGGCTGGACTTCGCCATGGCGGTGAAGCGGGACAGCCGCAAGGCCCTGGTGGCACAG GTGATCAAGGAGAAGCTGCGCCTGAAGCCAGCGGCGGGGGCCGAGGCCCGGGGGAAGGCGGAGAGCAAGTCGGACGGGCCCGTGCCCCAGCAGGAGGAGGACGAGAAGGCGCGGCTGCTCATCGGCCTGAGCGTGGGCGAGAAGAACCCGGGCAAGAAGTCCATTTTCAGCAGGCGCAAGTGA